CTCGATCGGGATCTCGGTCTCCTGGAGGAAGATCCGACCCTCTTCGTTGATCGATACGGTGATCGGCTGCGTCTCGGCGTTGAGCGCGCGCGCCTGCGTTTCCGGCAGGTCGATGGGAACGCCGACGGTCAGCAGCGGCGCCGCCACCATGAAGATGATGAGCAGCACCAGCATCACGTCGACGAAGGGCGTGACGTTGATCTCCGACATCAGGGCGTGCTTGCGCCCGCGGCGCCTGTGTCCGCGACCGCCGCCGCCTGTTCCGACCGACATGCCCATGGCGTTGCTCCGTCAGGCGCGTTGCGCGACCTTTTCATCGATCTGCCGCGACAATATGGCGGAGAACTCGTCGGCGAAGCCTTCCATCCGCGAACCCAGCTTGCTGGCGTCGGATGACAGCTTGTTGTAGGCGATGACCGCAGGAATGGCGGCGAGCAGGCCGATGGCCGTGGCCAACAGCGCTTCCGCGATGCCGGGCGCCACGACGGCGAGGCTGGTGGATTTCGACCCGGCGATGGCCTGGAACGACGTCATGATGCCGACCACGGTGCCGAACAGGCCGATGAAGGGTGCCGCCGAGCCGATGGTGGCGAGGAAGCCCAGCCGGCCCTCCAGCTTCTCCATCTCGCGGGTGAGCGCGAGGTCCATCGCCTTGTCGATGCGCGTCTGCAGACCCATCGGCGCCCGGGCGCCCTTCTCGAAGCTCTTCTTCCACTCGCGCATGGCGGCGACGAAGATCGAACTCATGCCGCTGGTGCTGCGGTCCGCGAGGGTTCGGTAGAGCTCCTCCAGCGACTGCCCCGACCAGAAGGTCTTCTCGAAGCGGTTGAGCGCGACCTTCATGCGGCCGAAGGCGACGACCTTGTCGATGATGATCGCCCAGGTCCAGACGGACGCCAGGAGCAGACCGATCATGACGAGCTTGACGATGAGGCCCGCCTGCATGAAGAGGGCCCAGAGCGAAACGTTGGCGTGCGGCTCGATGAGAGCGGTGGTTTCCATCGACGTCCAATCCTAGGGTGTGTGCGGCGGCCGGTCGGTGCGGCCCCTTTGCGGAAGCCCTTCCCGGTGACGATCCGGCGATCACCCCGGCTTCGCCGCCTCGGGGTTTATCCGGTGAATCTTGGTCAAACGAAGGCGTGCCCGCCCGCTTGCATTTTCCCGAACGAATTCATGAATGATTATGGTTAATCATCCGTTAGGAAAGACCGTTGCCGCGGTCAATCCCGCGCCGGCAGGAATCGCCCCGTCCAATCCTTGGGAAAGCGCCGCGGCCGGCCGTTCATGCCGATGATCGCCGCTTCCACGCGGGCTTCGATCAGCAGGTCCGCGCCGCGCAGGATCCGCTGTGCCATCACGATGCGGGCGCCCGATATCTCCGCTGTGCGCGTCTCGATGGTCAGCACGTCGTCCATCCGTGCGGAGCCGCGAAAGTCGATCTCCATGCGCCGGACCACCCAGACGATCCTCTCGCCATGGGCGCCGTCGGCCAGTTCCGTATGATGGACGCCGCACAACCGCAGATAATCCGACCGACCGCGTTCCAGGAACTCCAGATAACGTGCGTGATAGACGACGCCGGAGAAGTCGGTATCGGCATAGTAGACCCGCGCCGAGAGACGGTGTCCCTCCCGCGTCAGTTCGCCGGAAAGGCCGGTCACGATCTCACCATCATCCGCCATCGCGCTTCCCTTCGCAGGTCATCTCTGCCATGCGTCGCCCCATGTTGCGACATTCGATCTCGATTGCATTTCGGTCTTCCTCGATCAAGGCACGGTTCGCCCGGGTCCTCGCGCTGGCTCTTCTGGCGGCGGGTCTCGTCCTGCCCGCCGGCGCAGCCACCTTCGAGGCCAGGCGCGGTCTCAACCTCGACATCTGGGTCACCTGGCCGGAGGAGCGCCTCTGGCACGAGGAGGACGCCATCCTTCCCTTCCCCGAATGGCGCCGGTCCCTCGACGAAGCGGGTCTCGCCCGCCTGAAGGCGGGCGGCTTCGACTTCATGCGCATGCCGGTCGATCCCTCGCCCTTCCTGTCGCCGGCTGCGGCGGCGTTTCACGACCGTCTGTACGAGGAGGTGCTGGAAGCGGCCCGCACGGTCAACCGCGCCGGCCTCAAGGTGATCGTCGACCTGCATCTCTTCCCGGCCGGCACCAACCGCTCGATCGGCATGAGCGAGGTCATGGACGATCCCGCGCTGTTCGATCGCTATCTGGAGGTGGTGCGCCGCCTCGCCGCGACGCTGAAGCGCGAGGATCCGGCGATGCTGGCGCTGGAACTGATGAACGAGCCGGTGATCGACTGCGAGCCGGGAGAGAACGCCTGGCCGGAGCGCCTGCGCCGCCTCCACGCAGCCGCCCGCTCCCAGGCGACGCGCCTGACGCTGGTCCTGTCGGGCGGCTGCTGGGGCTCGGCCGAGGGTCTGGCTGCGCTCGACCCGGCCGCGATCCCCGACGACAACGTGCTGTGGAGCTTCCACTCCTACGCGCCCTTCCTGCTCACCCACCAGGGCGCGACCTGGACGGGCGACTTCATCCCCTACATCACCGGCCTGCCCTTCCCGCTGCACGCGGCGGGCAAGGCCGAGCTGGACGCTGCGCTGAAGGCCATCCGCGACCGGATCCGGGCCGAGGCACCGCTCCTGCGCCAGCCCGGGCTGCTCGCCTATCTCGACGAGCAGGTCGCCACCGTGGATACCGAGGAGAAGCTGGAAGCCGTGATGGACGAGCCCTTCCGCATCGTCGAGGACTGGGCCCGCCGGCACGGCATCGACCCGGGCGACGTCCTGCTCGGGGAGTTCGGCATGATCCGCCAGGAATGGCAGGACGACCACGTCATGTCCCCCCGCTCCCGCGCCGCCTACTACCGAACCATGATCGCCCACGCCGAACGCCACGGCTTCGCCTGGTCGATGTGGAGCTACGGCGGTGCGTTCGGCGTGGTGGAGGAATTCGAGGGCCGGAAGGCGGAGCCCGACGTGCTGGAGATGGTGCGGGGGCTACGGTAGCGAACCAGCGGAATTGCGGGTACAGCTTATGTAACTCGGCTGTTCTCCGCCGCGCCGAAGGTCGAGGCCGACGCTTAGTTGCGTAAATTGTCCCCGCAATTCTGCCCCCCGATTCACTCCTCCTCGAACAGCCGCCCCTGCACCGCCGCCATGCTGCGCGGCGGCTCCAGGCCCATGTGGGTCCAGGCATTGGCAGTGAGCACGCGGCCGCGCGGGGTGCGCTGGATGAAGCCCTGCTGGATGAGATAGGGCTCGATGATGTCCTCGATGGCGTCGCGCGGCTCCGACAGGCCGGCCGCGATGGTCTCGATGCCGACCGGGCCGCCGCCGAAGTTCCGCAGGATCATCGACAGGTAGCGCCGGTCGAGATTGTCGAGGCCGAGCGCGTCGACCTCGAGCCGGAGCAGCGCCTCGTCGGCGATCGTCCGCGTCACCGTCTGCGCACCCGCCACCGTCGCGAAGTCGCGCACCCGGCGCAGCAGGCGCCCGGCGATGCGCGGCGTGCCGCGGGCGCGCCTGGCGATCTCGGTCGCACCGTCGTCGCTCATCGGCAAGCCGAGGATGCGCGCGCCGCGCCGCACGATCAGTTCCAGTTCCTCGACGGTGTAGAAGTTGAGCCGCACCGGAATGCCGAAGCGGTCGCGCAGCGGGTTGGTGATGAGCCCGAGCCGCGTCGTGGCGGCGACCAGCGTGAAGCGCGCGAGGTCGATCTTGACCGACCGTGCCGCCGGTCCCTCGCCGATGATCAGATCGAGCTGGAAATCCTCCATCGCCGGATAGAGGATTTCCTCCACGGCGGGCGACAGCCGGTGGATCTCGTCGATGAACAGCACGTCGCGGTCTTCGAGATTGGTGAGCAGCGCGGCGAGATCGCCCGCCTTGGCGATCACCGGGCCGGAGGTGGAGCGGAAGTTCACGCCCATCTCCTTGGCCATGATCTGCGCCAGCGTCGTCTTGCCGAGCCCGGGCGGGCCGACGAAGAGAACGTGGTCGAGCGCCTCGCCGCGGCCGCGTGCCGCCTCGACGAACACCTTCAGGTTCGCCCGCGCCGCCGCCTGGCCGACGAACTCGTCGAGCGTCTGCGGCCGCAGCGTCGAATCGACGTCCTCGCCGCGCTTTTCCGACGAGATCAGGCGGGGGGACGTGGTCATGTCAGCAGCCTCATGCCTGGGACCGCCTTCGCCGCCGGCGCATCGAGCGTATAGGTGAAATCGCAGCCCGCCTCGAGGTTGATCTGCGAAATCACCAGGTCCGAATAGTCGCGGTGGCCGCTCGCGAGCGTGTCGGCCCAGTGGCGAAACGGATTCGTGTCGAGCACGCGCAGTTCCTCGCTTTCGAGAAGCCCGGCAAGCGTGGATCGCGCGGTCGTCCGGTCCACGCCGGCCTTCCTCTCGAGGACCCAGAGGCTCTCCGCGACGACGACGACGTTCACGAGGAGCGGGTCGTCCGGAGAGGTCCGCCCGATCAGCGCCGCCGCCCGCTGGAACATCGCTTCGTCGTCCCTCAGCAGCAGCCGCACGACGACGTTGGTGTCAATCCCGATCAAGGTGCCGCTCGTCCCGCTCCATGGCGGCGATCGCCCCTGCCGACTTGATGTCGGCCTGGGTCAGCGGCTTGCGCCCGGGATCGTGCAGTGCGCCCGCGAAATCGAGCGCCGAGCGCCGCGGCCTGGCTTCGAGGACGTACTGGCCGTCCTGCTTGCGGAAGACGAGCCGATCGCCGGGCCTGAGGTTCAGGTCCTCGCGCACCTGCTTCGGCAGCGTCATCTGGTTCTTGGAAGTCAAGGTGGTCGAGGGATGCACGCCGAACTCCTTTCACGCACAGGATAGTAAGGAGAGAGCGCTCACGCAAGGCATCACCGTGCCAGCTCCTTCAGGCCGGCCCGGATCAGCTTCGACGAATCCGCGCCGTCGCCGGCCGTCTTCAGCGCCGCGGCGACCGCGGTGGCGGCGACGTCGCGCGAATAACCGAGGTTGACCAGCGCCGACACC
The nucleotide sequence above comes from Aquibium microcysteis. Encoded proteins:
- the tolR gene encoding protein TolR; amino-acid sequence: MGMSVGTGGGGRGHRRRGRKHALMSEINVTPFVDVMLVLLIIFMVAAPLLTVGVPIDLPETQARALNAETQPITVSINEEGRIFLQETEIPIEEVVPKLEAISKTGYEERIYVRGDRNADYGTVMRVMARISAAGFRNLGLVTLQEQDS
- the tolQ gene encoding protein TolQ, whose protein sequence is METTALIEPHANVSLWALFMQAGLIVKLVMIGLLLASVWTWAIIIDKVVAFGRMKVALNRFEKTFWSGQSLEELYRTLADRSTSGMSSIFVAAMREWKKSFEKGARAPMGLQTRIDKAMDLALTREMEKLEGRLGFLATIGSAAPFIGLFGTVVGIMTSFQAIAGSKSTSLAVVAPGIAEALLATAIGLLAAIPAVIAYNKLSSDASKLGSRMEGFADEFSAILSRQIDEKVAQRA
- the ybgC gene encoding tol-pal system-associated acyl-CoA thioesterase, with amino-acid sequence MADDGEIVTGLSGELTREGHRLSARVYYADTDFSGVVYHARYLEFLERGRSDYLRLCGVHHTELADGAHGERIVWVVRRMEIDFRGSARMDDVLTIETRTAEISGARIVMAQRILRGADLLIEARVEAAIIGMNGRPRRFPKDWTGRFLPARD
- a CDS encoding glycoside hydrolase family 5 protein, with protein sequence MRRPMLRHSISIAFRSSSIKARFARVLALALLAAGLVLPAGAATFEARRGLNLDIWVTWPEERLWHEEDAILPFPEWRRSLDEAGLARLKAGGFDFMRMPVDPSPFLSPAAAAFHDRLYEEVLEAARTVNRAGLKVIVDLHLFPAGTNRSIGMSEVMDDPALFDRYLEVVRRLAATLKREDPAMLALELMNEPVIDCEPGENAWPERLRRLHAAARSQATRLTLVLSGGCWGSAEGLAALDPAAIPDDNVLWSFHSYAPFLLTHQGATWTGDFIPYITGLPFPLHAAGKAELDAALKAIRDRIRAEAPLLRQPGLLAYLDEQVATVDTEEKLEAVMDEPFRIVEDWARRHGIDPGDVLLGEFGMIRQEWQDDHVMSPRSRAAYYRTMIAHAERHGFAWSMWSYGGAFGVVEEFEGRKAEPDVLEMVRGLR
- the ruvB gene encoding Holliday junction branch migration DNA helicase RuvB is translated as MTTSPRLISSEKRGEDVDSTLRPQTLDEFVGQAAARANLKVFVEAARGRGEALDHVLFVGPPGLGKTTLAQIMAKEMGVNFRSTSGPVIAKAGDLAALLTNLEDRDVLFIDEIHRLSPAVEEILYPAMEDFQLDLIIGEGPAARSVKIDLARFTLVAATTRLGLITNPLRDRFGIPVRLNFYTVEELELIVRRGARILGLPMSDDGATEIARRARGTPRIAGRLLRRVRDFATVAGAQTVTRTIADEALLRLEVDALGLDNLDRRYLSMILRNFGGGPVGIETIAAGLSEPRDAIEDIIEPYLIQQGFIQRTPRGRVLTANAWTHMGLEPPRSMAAVQGRLFEEE
- a CDS encoding PIN domain-containing protein, coding for MIGIDTNVVVRLLLRDDEAMFQRAAALIGRTSPDDPLLVNVVVVAESLWVLERKAGVDRTTARSTLAGLLESEELRVLDTNPFRHWADTLASGHRDYSDLVISQINLEAGCDFTYTLDAPAAKAVPGMRLLT
- a CDS encoding AbrB/MazE/SpoVT family DNA-binding domain-containing protein gives rise to the protein MTLPKQVREDLNLRPGDRLVFRKQDGQYVLEARPRRSALDFAGALHDPGRKPLTQADIKSAGAIAAMERDERHLDRD